A part of Pararhizobium sp. A13 genomic DNA contains:
- a CDS encoding GFA family protein has product MDRFTGGCLCGSVRIVASGPPYRVGLCHCLDCRKHHGALFHASAVFPQDAVTIDGETRDYAGRFFCPRCGSSIFARTADEIEVNVGSLDAPDQLMPTYESWIVRRESWLPLFPLTRRYDRDRDATSRFEE; this is encoded by the coding sequence ATGGACCGATTCACCGGCGGTTGCCTGTGCGGCAGCGTCCGAATTGTGGCGTCGGGACCCCCATACCGGGTCGGCCTTTGCCACTGTCTCGACTGCCGCAAGCATCATGGGGCCCTTTTTCACGCTTCCGCGGTGTTCCCTCAGGATGCGGTGACAATCGATGGAGAAACACGCGACTACGCCGGGCGGTTTTTCTGTCCCCGCTGCGGCTCGTCCATTTTCGCACGCACCGCAGACGAAATCGAAGTGAACGTAGGATCCCTGGATGCCCCCGACCAACTGATGCCAACCTACGAAAGCTGGATCGTCCGTCGCGAGTCCTGGTTGCCGCTGTTTCCGCTCACGAGACGATACGACCGCGATCGTGACGCCACGAGCCGCTTTGAGGAGTAG
- a CDS encoding phospholipase D family protein produces MYVATKIILDSSSRSDNVISESAREVTKIHTHQIEWEATGRDMEIALLDATTIARRLATLIERHEQISIAVAWGDLTGVADTLLANTAKFQSVLLGVDFSATDPDLIDRLVDVPNSFVAKNRPGCFHPKIFYFQSGAKAEAIVGSANFTKGGLGINLEASVHVQGAANDGFFEQVRDQLARYKPLHLPITRKLADSYRRQSDAADKAPRPKSPVLPGETKGWASVTSPLATMSWKDFVKLARQDLHHDFKKRMKLVREIQQMFAKTASFRDLAVAEWKGIAGVLGGAEAEAAGLNDFDWGWFGSMGGAGTFAELIGQQDDALAAALDLVPKRGDVTERQFDDYVTAFTDAFSGSVRKARLGPATRLLAMKRPDIFVCVNAGNTIGLAESLSFAPTTLSLGNYWKRVIEPIQQAPWFCEPRPTGRNMELWDARVAMLDAIYYSPMSK; encoded by the coding sequence TTGTATGTCGCCACGAAAATTATCCTCGATAGCTCTTCCCGCAGCGATAATGTCATTTCAGAGTCGGCGCGGGAAGTTACGAAGATCCACACGCATCAAATCGAATGGGAGGCAACGGGACGGGATATGGAGATCGCATTGCTGGACGCAACGACTATCGCGAGGCGTCTGGCCACGCTCATCGAGAGGCACGAGCAGATCTCCATCGCAGTCGCCTGGGGTGACCTCACCGGAGTTGCCGACACGCTTCTCGCGAATACGGCCAAGTTTCAATCCGTGCTGCTCGGTGTCGATTTCTCGGCTACTGACCCTGATCTCATCGATCGCCTTGTCGACGTCCCCAACTCTTTCGTCGCTAAAAACCGGCCTGGCTGCTTCCATCCTAAGATCTTTTACTTCCAGTCAGGTGCCAAAGCCGAGGCCATTGTCGGCAGCGCCAACTTCACCAAGGGTGGTCTGGGCATAAACCTCGAAGCAAGCGTACATGTGCAAGGCGCGGCGAACGATGGCTTCTTCGAACAGGTTCGCGACCAGCTCGCGCGGTATAAGCCCCTCCATCTCCCGATCACCCGGAAACTTGCCGACAGTTACCGCCGTCAGTCCGACGCGGCGGACAAGGCGCCAAGGCCGAAAAGCCCCGTCCTACCCGGCGAGACTAAGGGCTGGGCGAGCGTCACTTCACCGCTCGCGACTATGTCGTGGAAAGACTTCGTAAAGCTCGCCCGGCAGGATCTGCATCACGACTTCAAAAAGCGGATGAAGCTGGTCCGAGAGATCCAACAGATGTTCGCTAAGACCGCCTCATTCAGGGACCTTGCGGTTGCCGAATGGAAGGGTATTGCCGGTGTCCTTGGGGGGGCTGAAGCCGAAGCGGCAGGTCTCAATGACTTCGACTGGGGCTGGTTCGGCTCAATGGGCGGCGCCGGCACGTTTGCGGAACTAATAGGACAGCAGGATGACGCCCTCGCAGCAGCCCTAGATTTAGTTCCGAAGCGTGGAGACGTGACCGAGCGCCAGTTCGACGACTATGTTACAGCCTTTACCGACGCCTTCTCGGGATCGGTACGCAAGGCTCGTCTCGGCCCTGCGACCCGGCTCCTTGCCATGAAGCGTCCCGACATCTTCGTATGTGTCAATGCCGGAAACACGATCGGTCTTGCCGAGTCTCTCTCGTTCGCGCCGACTACCCTGTCCCTGGGCAACTATTGGAAGCGCGTGATCGAGCCGATCCAGCAGGCCCCCTGGTTTTGCGAGCCACGACCGACGGGTCGTAACATGGAACTTTGGGACGCTCGCGTGGCCATGCTTGACGCAATCTATTACTCTCCAATGTCGAAATGA
- a CDS encoding MarC family protein, with protein MDFTVIDAGLVAKLLLLLLVGMGPKIALVPFLEMTQAFDAKTKAAIGRQMVLTAVVTALIIFATGALLMRLLHITGGAVAVAGGIVLALLALKMAAGPTEKHHDDLGMPVDPAKIAVFPLAVPYMLNPVGITVLIIASDEVVSIASAGLVVGLVLLVAAFDYLVFTNIDALAKRMKPASLVISEVVFGILLTAVAVQLFVTGLVNLGIISANVTH; from the coding sequence ATGGATTTCACAGTCATCGATGCTGGTCTGGTGGCAAAGCTTCTCCTGCTCCTGCTCGTCGGCATGGGACCGAAAATTGCACTCGTGCCGTTCCTGGAAATGACCCAGGCCTTCGATGCGAAGACAAAGGCGGCGATAGGCCGCCAGATGGTCTTGACGGCGGTCGTCACGGCTCTGATCATTTTTGCGACCGGCGCTTTGCTGATGCGGCTGTTGCATATCACCGGCGGTGCGGTTGCGGTTGCCGGCGGCATTGTGCTTGCCCTGCTTGCGCTCAAAATGGCGGCTGGGCCGACCGAAAAACACCATGACGACCTCGGAATGCCGGTCGACCCGGCAAAAATCGCGGTCTTTCCCCTTGCTGTTCCCTATATGCTCAATCCCGTCGGCATTACGGTGCTCATCATTGCATCTGACGAAGTCGTTTCGATCGCCAGCGCCGGGCTCGTTGTCGGCCTGGTCCTGCTCGTCGCGGCCTTCGACTATCTGGTGTTTACCAATATCGATGCGTTGGCAAAGCGCATGAAGCCGGCCAGCCTTGTCATTTCGGAGGTCGTCTTCGGCATCCTTTTGACCGCGGTCGCCGTCCAGCTTTTCGTTACCGGCCTTGTTAATCTCGGGATCATCAGCGCGAACGTCACTCATTGA
- a CDS encoding phosphomethylpyrimidine synthase ThiC — MTTIFRPDGIALDVGPGKPTRVNALIGASHRRNISDQLRKLDALREAEAPCQIVSDLSIVQNQTPIWKAVLGYGYFAATLPIYTVEPRDGCIDEHELLDRVREQAEGGVGIITIHPTPTPEIISEAQSRLVPFTSRGGGIVIKDLAVSRRRENVYLRILPDIIAICLKYKTTISLGASFRSANIFDSADTAQMSEIRLQLELAKQIKREGAEVIIESPGHARPSSIAVIADVLSSTGIPIMPLGPIPTDVAVGQDHVSSAIGATLMGLKGAAHILAAVTREEHTGNIPTISSTIEAVRAAAIAAHVIDIEMLGAITEDLAITERRAATRTCVDGKLSKGCNRCATKCPLYAVQDSGDYFRNEQGFNPLNSLSSKRGRAR, encoded by the coding sequence GTGACCACCATTTTTCGTCCAGATGGTATTGCTTTGGACGTCGGCCCCGGAAAGCCAACGCGCGTAAACGCGCTAATCGGTGCCAGTCATCGTCGCAATATTTCTGATCAGCTTCGCAAACTGGATGCGTTGCGTGAAGCCGAAGCGCCTTGCCAGATTGTTTCCGATTTGAGCATCGTCCAAAACCAAACGCCCATTTGGAAAGCGGTACTTGGATACGGTTACTTCGCTGCGACCTTGCCGATTTATACGGTCGAACCTCGTGACGGATGTATTGACGAGCACGAACTACTGGATCGTGTTAGGGAACAGGCCGAAGGTGGGGTTGGTATCATCACCATTCATCCTACCCCCACACCGGAAATCATCTCGGAGGCACAATCTCGATTAGTGCCATTTACGTCCAGAGGCGGAGGCATTGTCATCAAAGACCTCGCGGTCTCGCGACGCCGGGAAAACGTTTATCTGCGCATATTGCCTGACATCATTGCTATCTGCCTGAAGTATAAGACCACGATCAGCCTTGGAGCTTCGTTCCGGTCTGCCAACATCTTCGACAGCGCCGATACCGCACAAATGTCCGAAATCAGGCTACAGCTAGAACTGGCCAAACAGATAAAACGTGAAGGGGCTGAGGTCATTATCGAGTCCCCTGGCCATGCGCGACCGAGTTCGATTGCCGTAATCGCGGACGTTCTTTCGTCAACTGGCATCCCAATTATGCCATTGGGACCAATCCCCACAGACGTTGCCGTCGGGCAGGATCATGTTTCATCTGCCATCGGCGCTACGCTCATGGGCTTGAAAGGCGCCGCTCACATATTGGCTGCGGTCACGCGAGAAGAGCACACCGGCAATATCCCCACAATTTCGTCAACGATCGAGGCCGTCAGGGCTGCGGCTATAGCCGCCCACGTGATCGACATAGAGATGCTCGGAGCAATCACTGAAGATCTAGCTATAACTGAGCGGCGTGCTGCCACACGTACCTGCGTCGATGGAAAGCTTAGTAAGGGATGCAATCGATGCGCCACGAAGTGTCCGTTATACGCGGTGCAAGACAGCGGAGATTATTTCCGGAACGAGCAAGGCTTCAACCCCTTGAATTCGCTAAGTAGCAAAAGAGGTCGCGCGCGGTGA
- a CDS encoding DnaJ C-terminal domain-containing protein, whose translation MSRDPYYILGVKRDATQKDIQSAFRKLAKKHHPDLNPGDGPAEERFKEISTAYELLSDEQKRARFDRGEIDMSGAEQAPRNYYRDYASASGPGDPYHNSAGFADFGETEDPFSAFFSRRTHDGQFRSKGQDRYFSMEVDFLDAVNGAKTQVRLPDGTALDVQIPAGTRDGQTLRLSSKGEPGFGGGPPGDGFVEVHVRPHRFFERDGNDIRLDLPISLSEAVLGAKIRAPTPTGPVTLTVPSHSNSGKILRLKGKGVPTRGGGRGDLFVTLKIVLPDNPDPRLTAFMKEWSEANRQDPRKSMGMAP comes from the coding sequence ATGAGCCGCGACCCTTACTACATTTTGGGCGTGAAGCGGGACGCCACACAAAAGGATATCCAAAGCGCATTCCGCAAGCTCGCGAAGAAACACCACCCTGACCTCAATCCCGGCGACGGCCCTGCGGAGGAGCGCTTCAAGGAAATCTCCACCGCCTATGAGCTTCTGAGCGACGAGCAGAAACGGGCTCGATTTGACCGCGGTGAGATCGATATGTCGGGTGCTGAGCAGGCACCCCGCAATTATTACCGCGACTATGCGTCGGCAAGCGGCCCGGGTGATCCTTATCATAACAGCGCCGGCTTTGCCGATTTTGGCGAGACGGAAGATCCTTTTTCCGCTTTCTTTTCCCGCCGCACGCACGATGGTCAGTTCCGTTCGAAGGGGCAAGATCGCTATTTCTCGATGGAGGTCGATTTTCTCGATGCCGTGAACGGCGCCAAAACCCAGGTGAGACTGCCGGACGGCACCGCCCTTGACGTTCAAATCCCTGCGGGAACACGCGATGGACAGACATTGCGTCTCAGCAGCAAGGGAGAGCCGGGATTTGGCGGCGGGCCTCCGGGCGACGGGTTCGTCGAGGTTCACGTGCGACCACACCGTTTCTTCGAGCGCGACGGCAACGACATTCGCTTGGATCTGCCAATTTCGCTGAGCGAAGCGGTCCTCGGCGCCAAAATCCGCGCACCGACACCCACCGGTCCAGTGACGCTGACGGTGCCCTCACATTCCAACAGCGGCAAGATCTTGCGTCTGAAGGGTAAAGGCGTGCCGACGCGGGGCGGTGGCCGCGGCGATCTTTTTGTGACGCTGAAGATCGTGTTGCCCGACAATCCCGATCCGCGTCTCACCGCTTTCATGAAGGAATGGTCCGAGGCAAACAGACAGGATCCGAGAAAGAGCATGGGGATGGCACCATGA
- a CDS encoding chaperone modulator CbpM — translation MNELEFCLKLKIDPPVLAVWIEQGWLVPDTTGPEPQFRDADFARGRLIIEMSRDMGVNEAGVDLVMELVDQLYSLRRTMRDLMAALGQQDEETQFKILRSVGRIE, via the coding sequence ATGAACGAGCTTGAATTTTGCCTGAAGCTTAAGATTGACCCGCCAGTTCTCGCCGTGTGGATCGAGCAGGGCTGGCTTGTTCCCGACACGACGGGCCCCGAACCGCAATTTCGCGATGCGGATTTCGCACGCGGTCGACTGATCATCGAGATGAGCCGCGACATGGGTGTCAACGAGGCGGGTGTGGACCTTGTCATGGAACTTGTGGATCAGCTTTACAGCCTGCGACGTACGATGCGAGACCTGATGGCTGCGCTCGGCCAGCAGGACGAAGAAACGCAATTCAAGATACTCCGCTCAGTCGGTCGAATCGAATGA
- a CDS encoding SIR2 family protein: protein MNPTISKETLVEEVSKAAFTGNAAAFVGAGISTPSKLPNWMDLLRPLAEPMGLQIKEEDDLPGIAQYIVNMSAGSRTSLFARIQTAIKQSKARPNHYHQALARSAIDLVWTTNYDDLLESAYPVGAPVVHSRDTDIAHHHEPGRREIIKAHGCINRSSADELVITREDFEDYFVRHPLMAERLRNDLQRKTFLFAGYGYGDPNIANILVEARRLAHKVPKQRYMLQKRADPSRTPDAIQRQQQWVMDLRRIGIDCAIVDNFDEYAAALDSIALRSRGPTMYVTGGHNANSKLAEDVGRELAKRTEVSVVLFDGQSTGASRNFIQAFVDQAAKDRIDFRERIRYFANPYAQVPALSDDPQLLPRLKEWRAEMLRSANTILAFDGGMGTRAEVELAADLGCNILLVAENGAGSSTDLAQIAHIRKLLPNDNRYLTATDDGTPMQPAEIIDLALAKMPHWRSW from the coding sequence ATGAATCCGACGATTTCAAAGGAAACGCTTGTTGAAGAAGTGAGTAAGGCGGCATTTACCGGAAATGCCGCCGCGTTCGTCGGCGCGGGCATCTCCACGCCTTCAAAGCTTCCGAACTGGATGGATCTATTGCGACCCTTGGCGGAGCCAATGGGACTGCAGATCAAAGAGGAAGACGACCTCCCGGGGATTGCTCAATATATCGTTAACATGTCTGCTGGATCTCGCACTTCGTTGTTCGCAAGAATTCAAACTGCCATTAAACAATCAAAGGCAAGGCCAAATCACTACCATCAGGCGCTCGCCCGGAGCGCCATCGATTTGGTCTGGACAACGAATTATGACGACCTCTTGGAATCGGCATATCCGGTTGGCGCTCCTGTTGTCCATTCCCGAGACACAGACATAGCGCACCACCATGAGCCGGGACGACGCGAAATTATTAAAGCGCATGGATGCATAAATCGCTCCTCTGCGGATGAGCTTGTAATAACGCGTGAAGATTTTGAGGACTATTTCGTAAGACATCCACTCATGGCGGAGCGTTTGAGAAACGATCTTCAGCGAAAGACCTTTCTGTTTGCCGGCTACGGCTACGGTGACCCCAATATAGCTAATATTTTGGTCGAGGCGCGAAGGCTCGCGCATAAGGTGCCGAAACAGCGCTACATGCTTCAAAAGAGGGCTGATCCGAGCAGAACTCCGGATGCTATTCAAAGGCAACAACAGTGGGTCATGGACCTGCGGCGAATTGGAATTGACTGCGCAATCGTGGACAACTTTGATGAGTATGCGGCTGCTTTGGATAGCATTGCACTCAGGTCGCGGGGGCCGACTATGTATGTCACTGGAGGGCACAACGCGAACAGCAAGTTGGCTGAAGACGTCGGTAGAGAACTAGCCAAACGAACCGAAGTGTCAGTTGTCTTGTTCGATGGACAGTCCACAGGCGCAAGTCGGAATTTCATACAGGCATTTGTAGATCAGGCAGCCAAGGATAGGATCGATTTCCGGGAGCGGATTAGATACTTTGCCAACCCTTACGCCCAAGTTCCCGCTCTTTCGGACGATCCGCAGCTCTTGCCGCGCCTCAAGGAGTGGCGAGCTGAGATGCTCCGATCTGCTAACACCATTTTAGCCTTCGACGGGGGAATGGGAACACGAGCAGAGGTCGAGCTTGCGGCTGATCTCGGTTGCAACATTCTGTTAGTCGCCGAGAACGGTGCAGGTTCATCTACTGATCTGGCCCAGATAGCGCATATCAGAAAACTCCTCCCAAATGACAATCGGTATCTCACTGCCACTGACGATGGCACTCCGATGCAACCTGCGGAAATCATAGACCTAGCATTAGCAAAAATGCCTCACTGGAGAAGTTGGTGA